The following proteins are encoded in a genomic region of Rhizobium sp. ZPR4:
- a CDS encoding ABC transporter permease, protein MNAGGIKLGLGVYTTLFLIFLYGPLVVLAILSFQTGPEGGPQFPIIEWSTYWYRHLFGLTPPSRIAPLPIDQALIRSLLLALMTMIVSTVLGVMSAQAFRRKFRGSGVAFYLIVLGMMVPGVLVGLGMALVANAFGIDRHWWSTAFVLHVVYTFPFAFLVMLAIFNRFDPSMEEASWSLGVTPVRTFRKVTFPLIFPGVLSAMLFAFTLSYDEFSRTLFASGRELTLPLAIYGTFSVEVHPNVFAFGVLTTLFSFALLGTYAILMGLSVRRAKRVRIQEDA, encoded by the coding sequence ATGAATGCTGGCGGCATCAAGCTCGGCCTGGGCGTCTATACGACCCTCTTTTTGATCTTCCTCTACGGACCCCTAGTGGTTCTGGCGATCCTGTCGTTTCAGACCGGTCCGGAGGGCGGTCCGCAATTTCCGATCATCGAATGGTCGACCTATTGGTATCGGCATCTGTTCGGTCTGACGCCGCCTTCGCGCATCGCGCCCCTGCCGATCGATCAGGCGCTGATCCGCTCGCTTTTACTGGCGCTGATGACCATGATCGTCTCGACCGTGCTCGGCGTCATGTCCGCCCAGGCCTTTCGCCGCAAGTTCCGCGGCTCGGGCGTCGCCTTCTACCTGATCGTTCTCGGCATGATGGTGCCGGGCGTGCTGGTCGGCCTCGGCATGGCGCTCGTCGCCAATGCTTTCGGCATCGACCGGCACTGGTGGAGCACCGCCTTCGTCCTGCATGTCGTCTACACCTTCCCCTTTGCCTTCCTGGTCATGCTCGCGATCTTCAACAGGTTCGATCCGAGCATGGAGGAAGCCTCGTGGTCGCTCGGCGTTACCCCGGTACGCACCTTCCGCAAGGTCACGTTCCCGCTGATCTTCCCGGGCGTGCTCTCGGCCATGCTGTTTGCCTTCACGCTCTCCTATGACGAGTTCTCGCGCACCCTGTTCGCCTCCGGCCGCGAGCTTACCTTGCCGCTTGCCATCTATGGCACCTTCTCCGTCGAGGTGCATCCGAACGTCTTTGCCTTCGGCGTCCTGACCACGCTGTTTTCCTTCGCGCTCCTTGGCACTTACGCGATCCTGATGGGCCTGTCGGTGCGACGCGCCAAGCGTGTCCGCATTCAGGAGGACGCATGA
- a CDS encoding glucose 1-dehydrogenase, with protein sequence MTQKVSAIVTGAGSGIGRAIALRLGADGYAVLVNDLSVERAEAVASEINKAGGAATAIAGDVASPEDVAAIHAAAKASHGDVALLVNNAGIAHQAAFENLELADFDRMFAVHVRGTFLMTKAVLPSMLARREGVIVNIASQLGQIGGIELVHYSGAKAAIIGMTKALAREVSSRGVRVNAVAPGPINTPLVLGLSEEWRERKKRELPLGRFGEPEEVAATVAFLASPAASLFVGQTLGPNSGDVML encoded by the coding sequence ATGACGCAGAAGGTTTCCGCGATTGTTACAGGTGCAGGCTCCGGTATCGGCCGCGCCATTGCGCTGCGCCTCGGTGCCGATGGTTATGCCGTTCTGGTCAATGACCTCTCAGTTGAGCGAGCCGAAGCAGTCGCCTCGGAGATCAACAAGGCGGGCGGTGCGGCGACCGCGATCGCCGGCGACGTTGCTAGTCCCGAGGATGTGGCGGCGATCCATGCCGCTGCAAAGGCTTCACATGGCGACGTCGCCCTTCTCGTCAACAATGCCGGCATCGCGCATCAGGCGGCATTCGAAAACCTCGAACTTGCGGATTTCGACCGGATGTTTGCGGTGCATGTGCGAGGCACCTTCCTGATGACCAAGGCCGTCCTACCGTCGATGCTGGCGCGCCGCGAGGGCGTCATCGTCAACATCGCCTCTCAGCTCGGGCAGATCGGCGGCATCGAGCTTGTTCATTATTCAGGCGCCAAGGCCGCGATCATCGGCATGACCAAGGCGCTCGCCCGCGAGGTCTCAAGCCGTGGTGTGCGCGTCAATGCTGTGGCGCCCGGACCGATCAACACGCCGCTGGTGCTCGGTCTTTCCGAAGAATGGCGCGAACGCAAGAAGCGCGAATTGCCGCTCGGCCGCTTTGGCGAGCCGGAAGAAGTGGCCGCGACCGTGGCGTTCCTGGCGTCGCCGGCAGCGAGCCTCTTCGTCGGCCAGACGCTCGGACCGAATTCCGGCGACGTGATGCTCTGA
- a CDS encoding carboxyltransferase domain-containing protein, producing the protein MPARFTFGGDEHLFVECSDEMSLEAFFKSLSMAKGVRESAIRGVTEICPANASFQIKFDPDLIKPDDLLREVKAIEGAAEKAEPVITTRIVEIPVFYNDPWTHETLMRFRERHQEPTGTDLDYAARINGYDAVKDFISAHAGSPWFVSMVGFVAGLPFMYQMVERQRQIEVPKYLRPRTDTPRLTVGHGGCFGCIYSVRGAGGYQMFGITPMPIFDPSQSTSYLRDFMVFFRPGDIVKFRPIDRDGYDQAVEDVDKGRFAPPIREVSFDLRQYQADIDGYNAKLEGALYGH; encoded by the coding sequence ATGCCAGCTCGCTTTACGTTCGGAGGTGACGAGCATCTTTTCGTCGAATGCAGCGACGAGATGTCGCTCGAAGCCTTCTTCAAGAGCCTGTCGATGGCCAAAGGCGTGCGCGAGAGCGCGATTAGGGGTGTCACCGAAATCTGCCCCGCCAACGCGTCCTTCCAGATCAAGTTCGATCCGGATCTGATCAAGCCGGACGATCTCTTGCGCGAGGTCAAGGCAATCGAGGGCGCGGCCGAGAAGGCGGAGCCGGTCATCACAACCCGTATCGTCGAGATCCCGGTCTTCTACAATGATCCCTGGACGCATGAGACGCTGATGCGCTTCCGCGAGCGGCATCAGGAGCCGACCGGCACCGATCTCGACTATGCCGCCAGGATCAACGGCTATGACGCGGTGAAGGATTTCATCTCGGCGCATGCCGGATCGCCATGGTTCGTCTCCATGGTCGGCTTCGTCGCCGGATTGCCGTTCATGTATCAGATGGTGGAGCGGCAGCGGCAGATCGAGGTGCCGAAATATCTGCGCCCGCGCACCGATACGCCGCGGCTGACTGTGGGACATGGCGGCTGCTTCGGCTGCATCTATTCGGTGCGCGGGGCAGGCGGCTATCAGATGTTCGGCATCACGCCGATGCCGATATTCGACCCCTCGCAATCGACGAGCTACCTGCGCGATTTCATGGTGTTCTTTCGCCCCGGCGACATCGTGAAATTCCGGCCTATCGATCGTGACGGCTATGACCAGGCGGTCGAGGATGTCGACAAGGGTCGCTTCGCTCCGCCGATCCGTGAGGTCAGTTTCGATCTTAGGCAATACCAGGCCGATATCGACGGATACAACGCCAAGCTGGAGGGCGCGCTATATGGCCATTAA
- a CDS encoding GntR family transcriptional regulator yields the protein MTEDRARPNAQKRYEIAEDVLRSNIEDHTLPQGVVLLEGPIADILQISRAPVQRALQTLESEGLVHRFDGRGYLVGPAGRGIEPNRTDIKTLGLTIPRHADEALQSRSSWERIYNTVEADVAGCVVFGQYRIIEIELADHFNVSRTVVRDVLTRLRERGLVRKNQSSHWIAGPLTAQMIKDHYGLRGMLEPQALVAGAGRVDRERLNGLFLRLSDLERREAADHLAAQETIHADFIDICILATPNERLKESIRNNLLPVTATERLLRRLGLPGDPAIITELRLIVELLLRGAVKAAAAMMESHLEASVNRTIAQMKIVAIIPGPGVTAAYLTRVLE from the coding sequence ATGACCGAAGACCGTGCGCGCCCCAATGCGCAAAAGCGCTACGAGATCGCCGAGGATGTTCTGCGCAGCAACATCGAAGACCATACGCTGCCGCAAGGCGTGGTGCTGCTCGAAGGTCCGATCGCCGATATTCTGCAGATCTCGCGCGCGCCCGTGCAGCGGGCATTGCAGACGCTGGAAAGCGAAGGCCTGGTGCATCGCTTCGACGGACGCGGCTATCTCGTCGGCCCCGCCGGCCGGGGCATCGAGCCGAACCGCACCGATATCAAGACGCTCGGCCTGACCATCCCGCGCCATGCCGACGAGGCTTTGCAGAGCCGCTCCTCCTGGGAGCGCATCTATAATACCGTCGAGGCAGACGTCGCCGGCTGTGTCGTCTTCGGCCAGTATCGCATCATCGAGATCGAACTTGCCGACCACTTCAATGTCAGCCGCACCGTCGTGCGGGACGTGCTGACCCGTCTGCGTGAACGCGGTCTCGTGCGCAAAAACCAGTCGTCCCACTGGATCGCCGGCCCGCTGACGGCGCAGATGATCAAGGATCATTACGGTCTGCGCGGCATGCTGGAACCGCAGGCCCTGGTCGCCGGCGCCGGTCGGGTCGACCGGGAACGGCTGAACGGCCTGTTTCTGCGCCTTAGCGATCTCGAGCGGCGCGAGGCGGCCGATCATCTGGCAGCGCAGGAAACCATCCATGCCGACTTCATCGATATCTGCATCCTCGCGACGCCGAACGAACGGCTGAAAGAATCCATACGCAACAACCTGCTTCCTGTCACGGCAACGGAACGATTGCTGCGGCGGCTTGGCCTGCCCGGCGACCCCGCCATCATCACGGAGCTGCGTCTGATCGTGGAACTGCTGCTGCGGGGCGCCGTGAAGGCGGCGGCGGCGATGATGGAGAGCCATCTCGAGGCTTCCGTTAACCGGACGATCGCGCAAATGAAGATCGTCGCTATCATCCCCGGCCCCGGCGTGACGGCCGCCTATCTGACCCGCGTTCTCGAGTGA
- a CDS encoding ABC transporter permease, which yields MTMVATSEEAVQESPTVRRKSKKTLWLLAPGMIWMVAFLVLPILMMVYVSFWTQTTFKIEPTLTLQSWITFLTSATYLGALWTTIRIWLLVLVSTLVVGYPAALFVGLLVKNKTLQTVLLVLCVIPFWTSFLIRVLAWRPMLGTEGAINMILMNLGVIRQPIEVLLFSELSVIIGMTQIYCVFMVGPIAFMMGRIDASVIEAAQDLGAGFWRIFRTIILPLSMPGVVVGAIFVSVMVLGEFATSAALSGRKVNLLGNIIVTQVGSLKWAFAAVAGVVLTIIMGAVVAALLKVVDLRKEL from the coding sequence ATGACCATGGTCGCGACAAGCGAGGAAGCCGTGCAGGAAAGCCCAACCGTGCGCCGGAAATCGAAGAAGACGCTCTGGCTCCTGGCCCCGGGCATGATCTGGATGGTCGCCTTCCTCGTGCTGCCCATCCTGATGATGGTCTATGTTTCCTTTTGGACGCAAACGACCTTCAAGATCGAGCCGACGCTGACCTTGCAGAGCTGGATCACCTTCCTGACGAGCGCCACCTATCTCGGCGCGCTTTGGACAACCATCCGCATCTGGCTGCTGGTGCTGGTATCGACACTCGTCGTCGGCTATCCGGCGGCGCTTTTCGTTGGCCTCCTAGTCAAGAACAAGACGTTGCAGACCGTGCTTCTTGTGCTCTGCGTCATCCCGTTCTGGACCTCCTTCCTGATCCGCGTGCTTGCCTGGCGGCCGATGCTCGGGACCGAGGGTGCGATCAACATGATCCTGATGAATCTGGGCGTCATTCGGCAACCGATCGAGGTGCTGTTGTTTTCGGAGCTATCCGTCATCATCGGCATGACGCAGATCTACTGCGTGTTCATGGTCGGGCCGATCGCCTTCATGATGGGCCGTATCGACGCGTCGGTTATCGAAGCGGCCCAGGATCTTGGCGCGGGCTTCTGGCGCATCTTCCGCACCATCATCCTGCCGCTTTCGATGCCCGGCGTGGTGGTCGGCGCGATTTTCGTCTCCGTCATGGTTCTCGGCGAATTCGCAACGTCCGCCGCCCTATCCGGCCGCAAGGTCAATCTGCTCGGCAATATCATCGTCACCCAGGTCGGCTCGTTGAAATGGGCCTTCGCCGCGGTCGCCGGCGTCGTTCTGACAATCATCATGGGTGCTGTCGTCGCAGCCCTGCTCAAGGTCGTCGACCTCAGAAAGGAGCTTTGA
- a CDS encoding ABC transporter ATP-binding protein produces the protein MSTVLQLSQVTKSYGASAALDRVDFSLPDNAYVSLLGPSGSGKTTLLRVIAGFEEPDAGSILFHGKRLDGVEPHDRGIGFVFQNFALFPHLSVAENVAFGLRNRKVDPVTDPRALAKRVQDMLSLVGLKGFDDRAVTQISGGQRQRVALARTLVTEPKMVLLDEPLGALDANLRGRMRNELKTIRERCGVAFLHVTGSESEALAMGDLVLVLDRGRIAQAAASDVVYNRPATASVARFLNCYNLFAGDVVEDAFVGPAGRFPLNGSRRKAPQPAYAIRYDRVSIRLRGAALSDDEVGIEADFIASEYSGAAVNSFFALDGGHVFEVESHLSHARPPVFVEKDRYALVWKKEDALVFG, from the coding sequence GTGTCGACCGTTCTTCAGCTCAGCCAAGTCACCAAGTCCTATGGCGCGTCAGCCGCGCTGGACAGGGTGGATTTCTCTTTGCCCGACAACGCCTATGTCTCGCTGCTCGGTCCGAGCGGCTCCGGCAAGACGACGCTGCTGCGCGTCATCGCCGGCTTCGAGGAGCCGGATGCCGGTTCGATCCTCTTTCACGGCAAGCGGCTTGATGGCGTGGAGCCGCATGACCGCGGTATCGGCTTCGTCTTTCAGAACTTCGCTCTGTTCCCGCATCTTTCCGTCGCCGAAAACGTCGCTTTCGGCTTGCGCAACCGCAAGGTCGATCCCGTGACCGATCCGCGCGCCTTGGCAAAGCGGGTTCAGGACATGCTGTCGCTGGTCGGTCTCAAGGGATTTGACGATCGTGCGGTCACGCAGATTTCCGGCGGCCAGCGCCAGCGCGTCGCCTTGGCACGCACGCTGGTGACCGAGCCGAAGATGGTGCTGCTGGACGAGCCGTTGGGCGCACTCGATGCCAATCTGCGCGGCCGCATGCGCAACGAACTCAAGACCATCCGCGAGCGCTGCGGTGTGGCCTTCCTCCATGTGACAGGCAGCGAATCCGAGGCCCTGGCGATGGGGGACTTGGTGCTTGTGCTTGATCGCGGCCGCATCGCCCAGGCCGCCGCTTCCGATGTGGTCTATAATCGTCCGGCCACCGCTTCGGTTGCCCGCTTTCTCAACTGCTACAACCTCTTTGCCGGCGATGTCGTCGAGGATGCTTTCGTCGGGCCGGCCGGCCGCTTTCCTTTGAATGGATCGCGCAGAAAAGCGCCGCAGCCGGCCTACGCGATCCGCTACGATCGCGTGTCGATCCGTCTTCGCGGCGCGGCTCTCTCGGATGACGAGGTGGGTATCGAGGCCGATTTCATCGCCAGCGAATATTCCGGGGCGGCGGTCAATTCCTTCTTTGCGCTCGATGGCGGCCACGTCTTCGAAGTCGAATCCCATCTGAGCCACGCCCGTCCGCCGGTCTTTGTCGAGAAGGACCGCTATGCGCTCGTCTGGAAGAAGGAGGATGCCCTTGTCTTCGGTTGA
- a CDS encoding biotin-dependent carboxyltransferase family protein yields the protein MAIKVLHHGLSTTIQDLGRPGYFHLGIPVGGAMDRYAMRAANLLVGNDEGAAGLEAVFMGPKLEFLDDALIAVTGADMPVRIDGELQPGWTALKVKAGQTVSFDFLKSGARICIAVSGGIDVPEALGSRSTYAIGALGGLNGRAIAAGDELPVGPGSMASAGRSVPEELRRKPDTPAELRVLPGLYWDRLTKETKSNFFADQWKVAPEADRMGYRFRGGRKLEFVERKQPFGAGSDPSNIVDSCYPYGSIQVPGGTEPIILHRDAVSGGGYFMLGTVISADMDLIAQLQPHMPTQFVEVTMDQALAARADGQALLARLRAALA from the coding sequence ATGGCCATTAAGGTTCTTCATCACGGCCTTTCCACCACCATTCAGGATCTCGGACGGCCGGGCTATTTCCATCTCGGCATTCCCGTCGGCGGTGCCATGGATCGCTATGCCATGCGGGCGGCAAATCTTCTTGTCGGCAATGACGAGGGCGCAGCCGGGCTCGAAGCTGTCTTCATGGGTCCGAAGCTCGAATTTCTGGACGATGCCCTGATTGCGGTCACCGGCGCCGACATGCCGGTCAGGATCGATGGCGAGCTGCAGCCGGGATGGACCGCGCTCAAGGTGAAGGCGGGGCAGACGGTAAGCTTCGACTTTCTGAAATCCGGGGCACGGATCTGCATTGCGGTGTCGGGCGGCATCGATGTTCCCGAAGCTTTGGGCAGTCGCTCGACTTATGCGATCGGTGCGCTGGGCGGCCTGAACGGCAGGGCCATTGCTGCCGGAGATGAGCTTCCCGTCGGTCCGGGCTCGATGGCAAGCGCGGGTCGGTCCGTTCCGGAAGAGTTGCGCCGCAAACCCGACACGCCGGCAGAGCTCAGGGTCTTGCCTGGGCTCTATTGGGATCGGCTGACTAAGGAGACAAAGAGCAACTTCTTTGCCGATCAGTGGAAGGTGGCGCCGGAGGCCGATCGCATGGGCTATCGCTTCCGCGGCGGCCGCAAGCTCGAATTCGTGGAGCGCAAGCAGCCATTCGGCGCGGGCTCGGACCCCTCCAATATCGTCGATAGCTGCTATCCCTATGGCTCAATCCAGGTGCCGGGCGGGACAGAGCCGATCATCCTGCATCGCGATGCCGTCTCCGGCGGCGGCTATTTCATGCTGGGAACGGTGATCTCAGCCGATATGGATCTCATCGCGCAATTGCAGCCGCATATGCCGACGCAGTTCGTGGAAGTTACCATGGATCAAGCATTGGCGGCGCGGGCGGACGGGCAGGCGTTGCTTGCGCGCCTTCGCGCCGCTCTGGCTTAG
- a CDS encoding SDR family NAD(P)-dependent oxidoreductase yields MDCVEKRVVIVTGAGIGIGQAAAKAFAALGDHVVVTDILEKEGEQTVRDILTAGGSAEFHLYDVRSTDAANKLVASIEARFGKIDVIVANAGIAHRTPLGELTDDKWDLTMDVDLKGIFKLVRAVVPGMRARRSGSIVALSSIMGVAYGWDEHVHYSAAKSGVVGLVRGLAVELAKDGIRVNGIAPGYIRTAQLLSEENSLGPAGAEKAAEFIPMGRLGEPEDIADVIAFLASNGARYMTGQVLVVDGGLLVGRY; encoded by the coding sequence ATGGACTGTGTAGAGAAGCGGGTTGTCATCGTCACGGGCGCGGGCATCGGTATCGGCCAGGCGGCAGCCAAGGCTTTTGCTGCGCTCGGCGACCACGTCGTCGTCACCGACATCCTCGAGAAGGAAGGCGAGCAGACGGTTCGCGACATCCTTACCGCCGGCGGTTCGGCCGAATTCCATCTCTACGACGTCCGCTCGACGGATGCCGCGAACAAGCTCGTTGCCAGTATCGAGGCGCGCTTCGGCAAGATCGACGTCATCGTCGCGAACGCCGGCATCGCTCATCGAACGCCGCTCGGCGAACTTACCGACGACAAATGGGATCTGACCATGGATGTCGACCTGAAGGGTATTTTCAAGCTGGTGCGTGCCGTGGTGCCGGGCATGCGTGCCCGCAGATCCGGAAGCATCGTCGCGCTCTCCTCGATCATGGGCGTCGCCTACGGGTGGGACGAGCATGTCCATTATTCAGCGGCGAAATCCGGGGTCGTCGGGCTGGTTCGCGGGCTTGCCGTTGAACTGGCGAAGGATGGCATCAGGGTCAACGGCATTGCGCCGGGCTACATCCGCACCGCCCAGCTTCTTTCGGAAGAGAATTCGCTCGGCCCCGCAGGCGCGGAGAAGGCAGCCGAGTTCATTCCGATGGGCCGACTCGGCGAGCCGGAAGACATCGCCGACGTGATCGCATTCCTCGCATCGAACGGCGCGAGATACATGACCGGCCAGGTTCTGGTCGTGGATGGTGGCCTCCTCGTGGGGCGGTACTGA
- a CDS encoding extracellular solute-binding protein, translating into MSKMEMNRRSLLKHSAGVMALAIGGGTPFLSSRAAYAQASGLAKQQLRTIGLSVTVQERILDDFRKASGVGQTSGTAATFPDAQTKILSGSKDYDCWEIIGERLPSIVMTNNVEPVPAASLKNWANIRDTFTTPSDKWGPKQQIVGQIWADDAKTTLNMVPAVYNYDSIGYNPDVLSAEEANTWSAIFDPKWKGKSGLNTDPLIAFGQAIMAMNTLGLLNVKNPGNPSTAEIDEAAKFLVSKKKDGQFRALWGDFGELVNLMASGEMVVCDAWQPAVMAVKAQGKACKYAVPKEGYRGWAIGPSMIAGTPNKEAVIAYADYWLSGEPGITVSEQGYYSPSTNIEKVMAPDKYAFWYEGKPWVGAAERGIKEGDLRDGGSLAERAKNVAYWHQWPGEYDHLVQKWDEFLNA; encoded by the coding sequence ATGTCCAAAATGGAAATGAACAGACGCTCTCTGTTGAAGCATTCCGCCGGCGTGATGGCGCTGGCGATCGGAGGCGGCACACCGTTCCTGTCGTCACGGGCCGCTTACGCACAGGCAAGCGGTCTTGCCAAGCAACAGCTGCGCACGATCGGGCTTTCCGTCACCGTCCAGGAACGTATCCTTGATGACTTCCGCAAAGCGAGCGGCGTTGGGCAGACCTCCGGTACGGCCGCGACCTTTCCGGACGCGCAGACCAAGATCCTTTCCGGCTCCAAGGATTACGATTGCTGGGAGATCATCGGCGAGCGTTTGCCGTCGATCGTCATGACCAACAATGTCGAGCCGGTTCCGGCAGCCTCCCTGAAGAACTGGGCCAATATCCGCGATACCTTCACCACGCCTTCCGACAAGTGGGGGCCGAAGCAGCAGATCGTCGGCCAGATCTGGGCCGATGACGCCAAGACCACGCTGAACATGGTGCCTGCGGTCTATAACTACGATTCCATCGGCTACAATCCGGACGTTCTCTCGGCCGAAGAAGCCAACACCTGGTCGGCGATCTTCGATCCGAAGTGGAAGGGCAAGTCTGGCCTCAACACCGATCCGCTGATCGCCTTCGGCCAGGCCATCATGGCGATGAACACGCTTGGCCTTCTGAACGTCAAGAACCCCGGCAACCCGAGCACGGCTGAAATCGATGAGGCGGCGAAGTTCCTCGTGTCCAAGAAGAAGGACGGGCAGTTCCGCGCCCTGTGGGGCGATTTCGGCGAGTTGGTCAACCTGATGGCATCCGGCGAAATGGTCGTCTGCGACGCCTGGCAGCCTGCCGTCATGGCGGTCAAGGCCCAAGGCAAGGCGTGCAAATATGCCGTGCCGAAGGAAGGCTATCGCGGCTGGGCGATCGGCCCGTCGATGATCGCAGGCACGCCGAACAAGGAAGCCGTGATCGCCTATGCCGATTACTGGCTCTCGGGCGAACCAGGCATCACCGTTTCCGAGCAGGGCTACTACTCGCCATCGACCAATATCGAGAAGGTCATGGCGCCGGACAAATATGCCTTCTGGTACGAGGGCAAGCCCTGGGTCGGCGCCGCCGAGCGCGGCATCAAGGAAGGCGACCTGCGCGATGGCGGCTCGCTGGCGGAGCGCGCCAAGAACGTCGCCTACTGGCACCAGTGGCCGGGCGAATACGACCATCTCGTTCAGAAGTGGGATGAATTCCTCAATGCGTGA
- a CDS encoding ABC transporter ATP-binding protein, translating into MMYDLELINVGKVYDNGTPAVIDFNLSIKKGEFIAFLGPSGCGKTTTLRMIAGFESISSGNMMIKGERMNDVRPQNRPTSMIFQNYALFPHMTVRRNVGYGLEVKGMAKAERDARVDRILATLGLEDIAERKPDKLSGGQRQRIALARGLVVEPDVLLLDEPLGALDANLRKAIQNELKLLQKRLGVTFVFVTHAQSEALALSDRIVVMNQGRVEQISPPHQLYTRPDTPFVAQFIGRNTIFEGEVAGARADSTFVSTSFGTLSGLANGGLSSKVNIVIPSEAIEVHAAGGSMRDDLARAFGGNVVGARVERFDVVGHISQIGISLSDGRGLALEAHVDKYRPGAFPVGAEVMLTWDAADATVIPAH; encoded by the coding sequence GTGATGTATGATTTGGAACTCATCAATGTCGGCAAGGTCTATGACAATGGCACGCCAGCCGTCATCGACTTCAATCTTTCGATCAAGAAGGGTGAATTCATCGCCTTCCTCGGCCCGTCGGGCTGCGGCAAGACGACGACGCTTCGCATGATCGCCGGCTTCGAAAGCATTTCCTCCGGCAACATGATGATCAAGGGCGAGCGCATGAACGATGTCAGGCCGCAGAACCGGCCGACATCGATGATCTTCCAGAACTATGCGCTTTTTCCGCATATGACGGTTCGCCGGAACGTCGGATACGGCCTGGAGGTCAAGGGTATGGCGAAAGCCGAGCGGGATGCGCGGGTCGACCGTATCCTCGCCACCCTCGGGCTGGAGGATATTGCCGAGCGGAAGCCTGACAAGCTTTCCGGGGGCCAGCGTCAGCGCATCGCGCTTGCGCGCGGCCTCGTGGTCGAGCCGGACGTGCTGCTTCTCGACGAGCCGCTGGGCGCTCTTGATGCCAATCTGCGCAAGGCGATCCAGAACGAACTCAAATTGCTGCAGAAGAGGCTTGGGGTGACCTTCGTCTTCGTGACTCATGCCCAGTCGGAAGCGCTGGCGCTGTCCGACCGCATCGTCGTCATGAACCAGGGCAGGGTGGAGCAGATCAGCCCGCCGCATCAGCTCTATACACGCCCCGACACGCCATTCGTGGCGCAGTTCATCGGCCGCAACACCATCTTCGAAGGCGAGGTTGCCGGCGCCAGGGCCGACAGCACATTCGTCTCGACCTCGTTCGGCACGCTGTCGGGCTTAGCCAATGGCGGCCTCTCCAGCAAGGTCAACATCGTCATCCCTTCGGAGGCGATCGAGGTTCATGCGGCGGGCGGCTCGATGCGCGACGATCTCGCCCGGGCCTTCGGCGGCAATGTGGTCGGGGCGCGTGTCGAGCGTTTCGATGTGGTTGGCCACATCTCGCAGATCGGCATCAGCCTGTCCGATGGCCGCGGGCTCGCGCTCGAGGCGCATGTCGACAAATACCGGCCCGGCGCTTTTCCCGTCGGCGCCGAAGTTATGCTTACCTGGGATGCGGCCGATGCGACCGTCATCCCAGCTCATTGA